The Daucus carota subsp. sativus chromosome 9, DH1 v3.0, whole genome shotgun sequence genome window below encodes:
- the LOC108225926 gene encoding LOW QUALITY PROTEIN: agamous-like MADS-box protein AGL62 (The sequence of the model RefSeq protein was modified relative to this genomic sequence to represent the inferred CDS: inserted 1 base in 1 codon; substituted 1 base at 1 genomic stop codon), which translates to MATKSKGRQNIVMAKMSKESDLRVTFSERRSGLFKKASELSTFCGVEIAIVVFSPRKRVFSFGHPNVEQIFDKFLDAQNPSPTKSTSLQLVQALRSARVRLLNTQLSKLLNHLQEQKQQGEELXKLRKXGQDIVWWEAPVDDLGFEQLDMLKREIEDQKRNVATQAQKLVMMEQALALVGCSTGTGLSMTPNGFNPGHGCAHPIVYQYQSTQLGKKRKECAKGRRNVALCKATEETICGQYSGYRLVQKILYGFEIFFAKPKGELCSLFENGIYKLTPTVSSLNDIVLDTLPDHVLETQALAIFAYHFSYAQS; encoded by the exons ATGGCAACAAAGAGCAAGGGTCGCCAAAATATTGTTATGGCGAAAATGAGCAAGGAAAGTGATCTCAGGGTTACATTCTCCGAGAGGCGTTCTGGGTTATTCAAAAAAGCTAGTGAGCTTAGCACCTTCTGTGGTGTAGAGATTGCAATCGTGGTCTTCTCTCCTCGGAAAAGAGTGTTCTCATTTGGACATCCAAATGTGGAACAAATCTTTGATAAGTTCCTCGATGCTCAGAACCCTAGTCCAACCAAATCGACTAGCCTTCAACTTGTACAGGCTCTTCGCAGTGCAAGGGTTCGTCTACTGAACACCCAACTCTCTAAGTTGCTTAACCATTTGCAGGAGCAAAAGCAACAAGGGGAGGAGC TGAAACTGAGAAAGTAAGGACAAGACATTGTCTGGTGGGAGGCCCCAGTTGATGATCTTGGATTTGAACAACTGGATATGTTGAAAAGAGAAATAGAGGACCAGAAGAGAAATGTCGCCACACAAGCTCAGAAGCTTGTGATGATGGAGCAAGCACTGGCACTCGTTGGGTGTAGCACTGGCACTGGACTTTCCATGACACCAAATGGATTTAATCCGGGGCATGGATGTGCACATCCCATTGTGTACCAATATCAGAGTACCCAACTAGGG aagaagagaaaagaatgtGCGAAGGGCCGGAGAAATGTTGCTCTTTGCAAGGCCACAGAAGAAACCATCTGCGGACAGTATTCTGGATATAGATTAGTTCAGAAAATCTTATAtggctttgaaatatttttcgcTAAACCAAAGGGAGAACTTTGTTCTCTGTTCGAGAATGGAATTTACAAATT AACTCCAACTGTATCTAGTCTTAATGACATCGTTCTGGATACTCTACCCGATCATGTGCTTGAAACTCAAGCACTTGCAATCTTTGCCTATCATTTCTCTTATGCGCAGTCTTAA